AAAGGAAACGGTCGGACGACCCATTCTTTACGCTACTACGGAGGAGTTTCTGAACCACTTTGGATTGAACGATTTATCGGAACTACCAGAGCTTGAGGAAGTCGAGTTGCCCGAGTCTAACCTAGAGAAGTCAAATGAAGAATCATAAGACAGCAATACTATGTTTGCTAATAATAACTTCGCTTCAGGTGGCTACAATGGGAGCGCCAATGCCTCCCAAAGTAACAGCTGAATCAGCCCTGCTTGTAGACGCAACATCTGGCAAGGTACTCTATGAAAAGCGTTGCCGCGTTCGCCGGCCGCCTGCAAGCTTGACAAAGATAATGACTGCCATACTAATACTCGAGCACGGCAACCTGGACGACGTTGTAACCGCTTCGAAGCATGCTTGTAATACACCCTATGGGTCACTACATCTTAAGCCCGGCGAGAAGCTCACCCTCCGCGACCTACTCCGGGCAATTCTCATGAGGTCAGCAAACGACGGGGCAGTTTGTGCAGCCGAACATATCGCAGGTTCGGAGAGAAAATTCGTTGCAATGATGAACAAGAAAGCCAAAGAGATTGGAGCAATAAGCACACACTTTGCCAACCCTCACGGCCTTCATGACCCAAGCCATTATTCTACTGCATACGACATTGCGCTAATCGCGAGGCATGCAATCCGTTATCCGGAATTTAATGCTATTGTCCAAAAGAAGCAAGCTAGAATCGAAAGGTCAATAAACTCTTTAGATGTCACCCTTAAAAACACAGCAAAGTTTCTATCAAAATTTGAAGGGGCGGACGGAATTAAGACTGGCTATACAAAAGAAGCTGGCCACTGCTTTGTAGGGTCAGCCACAAGAAACGATTGGCGGCTAATCGCCGTCGTGTTAAAAAGCAAGGACACCTGGACAGACACAGCAGTGTTGCTAAACTATGGGTTTAAATACTTCCGACAGATCGCTTTTGCCAAAGAAAATGAAGTTGTTACTACTATTGCCGTATCAGGTGGAAAACAAGAGAAGGTTGACCTCGTTGCCAGCGCCCCACTTGCCGTGGTGGTAAAAAAGTCAGACAAGGTAGAGTCAAAGGTTGACTTGGATGCACCAAAGAAAGTTTCTGCACCAGTCAAGAAAGGCGAGAAAATAGGCACAATAACTGCTTGGGTCAACGGCAAGAAATTAGGCTCTGTGGATTTGTGTGCCGCCACAGAGGTAGAACGAACCCTATGGGCAACAGCGTGGCTATGGATAAAGACACTTATAACAAGTACATTAATCTTCTCATTGGGAATTATAGCATATGGAACAGCGGTTGCAAAAATTGCTCGCCGCCGCAGGCGTCGCCTCGCGGCGCGAAGCTGAAAATTTGATACTGGCCGGGCGTGTAGCAGTCAACGGCAAAGTAATTACCCAACTTGGCGCAAAAGCCGATCCAGATAAAGATAAAATTACTGTTGACGAAAAGCTAGTAGACCTGCATCCTCAAAAAGTCTATGTTCTTCTAAATAAGCCCCGAGGATATACTTGCACTCGGCGAGATCCACATGCGGCAAAGGTCATCACCGACTTGGTAAAGGGCGTTGGCGTGCCGTTATACCCAGTTGGCAGACTTGATGTTGAGACCGAAGGCCTTATAATTCTAACAAATGACGGCGACTTTGCCTACAAAATCACCCATCCAAAGTTTAAAGTGCCAAAAACATATCATGCAGAGGTCAAAGGGCTAATAACCCAAGATGCTATTCGTCAGCTTAGACATGGCGTTAGACTCGACGATGGAATCACCCAACCTGCTTTGATAAAAAAAGTAGCATTGAATACTGCTAGGTACACCAGTAGCGTTGATATAGTCATCCATGAAGGAAGAAAACGACAGATACGTCGAATGTTCGACGCAATAGGCTATCCTGTGATTAAGCTAACTCGCACAAAAATAGGAGGGCTTGAAATTCGCGGTCTCCGTCCTGGCGAATGGCGATTTCTCACCCCAGAGGAGGTCGGCAACCTTCTCGCCGTGGCATCATGATTATGCACAGACTTGCAATAATTTTTGCACTTTTCTACTTTGCCTCTGGACTTGCCTATTCAACACACTACCCACTTAGGGTAAAAGACTCCAGAGGAAAGACAGTCACCATCACAAGAGAACCAAAGCGCATAGTTTCCCTTGCTCCTAACAACACTGAGATACTATTCGCTCTTGGCTTAGGCAATCGTGTAGTTGGCGTAACTAAATACTGCAATTATCCGCCCGCTGCCCGAAAAAAGCCCAAAGTTGGCGACCGAATCACAAGCGTTGAGAAAGTTATAGCCCTCAAACCCGACCTTGTATTAGCACATGGATTCCTTAACGATGAAGCAATTCGCTCGATTGAACGGCACAACATAAAGGTTTTTGCACTTGACCCAAAAACTATTGGCGAAGTAGTAAGGGATATTCGGCTTGTTGGTCTAATTACCAATCGTGAGCGAGAAGCAAAAAAAGTCACAAACAAAATAAGCAGTGCAAAGCGGTTGGTTGCAAGACAAACTGCAAGTATAAAATCAAAACCTAGAGTGCTTGTCGCTGTGCAAGCCGACCCACTTTGGGTGGCAGGGCCAAAGACCTTTGTTGACGAGATGATTGCCATTGCAGGCGGGGTCAATATTGCACACGATGCCAAGCCTGGCTTCAATCAATTCTCCATCGAGCTAGCGGTGAGCAGAGACCCTGAAATAGTCATAGGAACCACAAAAGGTGACAAAGAGATATTTTCGCGCGGAGTATGGAAGACTACAAGTGCGATACGAAAGCAACGCATATTTGAAATTGACCCAGACCTTCTTTTCCGACCCGGGCCAAGGCTTGCGCAAGGCATCCTAGCCATTGCAAAGATAATACACGCCAAAACAAACAGATGATAATATTCGCCATGCCGATGTCCACATCTGACAAGGAAAATATTCGCCTAAATCTTCCGTTCAGGCTAGCAGGTTTAACAGTAATCCTGCTTGCATTGCTGACGGCAGCAGCTATCCTAAGTTCTAGCCTAGGAGCAGTCTATGTACCACCAGGACAGGTGGCAAAAGTAGTCGCCAACCATTTCATGGGAGAAACCTATTTCGACGTCCCAAGGGAAACTGACCAGATAATCTGGCAGATTCACATTCCTCGGATGATTCTTGGAGCACTAATAGGGATGTCACTTGCCATGGCAGGCGCGGTGCTTCAAGGGCTCCTGCTGAACCCACTTGCCGACCCCTATATAATCGGGGTATCAGCCGGAGCAGCAGTTGGCGCGGGACTCGCCATGTTATCTGGTCTTTCGGAATTACTCCTTGGCTTTGGGGTGCCCCTGCTGGCATTTCTCTTCGCACTTTCGGCGGTCATAACAGTCTACATGCTTGCACACAAAGGCGGTAAGGTTTCCATCCTTTCGTTTATATTGGCCGGCATTGTGGTAGGTTCATTCATGTGGGCTATGCTGACATTAATTTTGGTCGCCGCACCAAATCAGGGCCTTGAACGCATAATATTTTGGACAATGGGTAGCCTTGCGGGGTCAGATCCATGGGCAAGGGTAATTGTGCTGACGCCATTTGCCTTTCTTGGCTTCTTTGGTCTCTATGTATTTGCCCGAGATTTAAACCTCTTCGCGCTTGGCGAAGAATCAGCCAGATATTTAGGAGTGGAGGTTGAATCACTCAAGCGCATATTGATTGCGATTGTTGCCCTTGTTACAGCAGCTGCAGTATCAGTTAGTGGAACAATTGGGTTTGTAGGGCTGATGATACCACACATCACTAGAAGGCTTGTTGGAGCCGACCACCGTATACTCATACCTTGTTCAGCCCTGATTGGGGCTGTGTTTATGATAATGGCAGATGCAGCAGCTCGGTCAATCATGGCGCCAACGGAAATACCAGTGGGCGCGATTACTGCGTTGTTCGGAGCGCCGTTTTTCTTATATTTACTAAGGAAAACAGGATAGGCCAGCAACTTTCTATGGTTGCATCAAACAAAACCATAAAACATCAAATTATCTGATTGCCAATCTCTTGTTAGCTTATCTGAAAACAAGTCGCAAATAATACTATGAATAAAAAGAAAACAATCCGACCTTTAAGCATCGTAATCATACTAATCATTTTAGGCGTGATAATCTATCTTGCAATTCCTCGACCCACCTTAGTCGATGCTGTCAGGGTTCGGCGAGGTGATTTAATGGCCGAGCTTTCTACCACTGGAGTGGTAGAATCGGAAATGTCCGACATCGCTCCCAAAATCATTGCACGCGTATCCGAGCTTCTTGTTCAAGAAGACCAACTTGTACGGCGTGGACAAGTGCTTGCTGTTCTTGATAGGTCGGAACTAGAAGCTCAAGTTAGGGAAGCTCGCTCGGCACTTTCAGCAGCCCTGGAAGATCTCTCACGCTCTGAAAAAGC
This portion of the Armatimonadota bacterium genome encodes:
- a CDS encoding D-alanyl-D-alanine carboxypeptidase, whose amino-acid sequence is MKNHKTAILCLLIITSLQVATMGAPMPPKVTAESALLVDATSGKVLYEKRCRVRRPPASLTKIMTAILILEHGNLDDVVTASKHACNTPYGSLHLKPGEKLTLRDLLRAILMRSANDGAVCAAEHIAGSERKFVAMMNKKAKEIGAISTHFANPHGLHDPSHYSTAYDIALIARHAIRYPEFNAIVQKKQARIERSINSLDVTLKNTAKFLSKFEGADGIKTGYTKEAGHCFVGSATRNDWRLIAVVLKSKDTWTDTAVLLNYGFKYFRQIAFAKENEVVTTIAVSGGKQEKVDLVASAPLAVVVKKSDKVESKVDLDAPKKVSAPVKKGEKIGTITAWVNGKKLGSVDLCAATEVERTLWATAWLWIKTLITSTLIFSLGIIAYGTAVAKIARRRRRRLAARS
- a CDS encoding rRNA pseudouridine synthase codes for the protein MEQRLQKLLAAAGVASRREAENLILAGRVAVNGKVITQLGAKADPDKDKITVDEKLVDLHPQKVYVLLNKPRGYTCTRRDPHAAKVITDLVKGVGVPLYPVGRLDVETEGLIILTNDGDFAYKITHPKFKVPKTYHAEVKGLITQDAIRQLRHGVRLDDGITQPALIKKVALNTARYTSSVDIVIHEGRKRQIRRMFDAIGYPVIKLTRTKIGGLEIRGLRPGEWRFLTPEEVGNLLAVAS
- a CDS encoding helical backbone metal receptor, whose protein sequence is MIMHRLAIIFALFYFASGLAYSTHYPLRVKDSRGKTVTITREPKRIVSLAPNNTEILFALGLGNRVVGVTKYCNYPPAARKKPKVGDRITSVEKVIALKPDLVLAHGFLNDEAIRSIERHNIKVFALDPKTIGEVVRDIRLVGLITNREREAKKVTNKISSAKRLVARQTASIKSKPRVLVAVQADPLWVAGPKTFVDEMIAIAGGVNIAHDAKPGFNQFSIELAVSRDPEIVIGTTKGDKEIFSRGVWKTTSAIRKQRIFEIDPDLLFRPGPRLAQGILAIAKIIHAKTNR
- a CDS encoding iron chelate uptake ABC transporter family permease subunit, whose product is MPMSTSDKENIRLNLPFRLAGLTVILLALLTAAAILSSSLGAVYVPPGQVAKVVANHFMGETYFDVPRETDQIIWQIHIPRMILGALIGMSLAMAGAVLQGLLLNPLADPYIIGVSAGAAVGAGLAMLSGLSELLLGFGVPLLAFLFALSAVITVYMLAHKGGKVSILSFILAGIVVGSFMWAMLTLILVAAPNQGLERIIFWTMGSLAGSDPWARVIVLTPFAFLGFFGLYVFARDLNLFALGEESARYLGVEVESLKRILIAIVALVTAAAVSVSGTIGFVGLMIPHITRRLVGADHRILIPCSALIGAVFMIMADAAARSIMAPTEIPVGAITALFGAPFFLYLLRKTG